From Pseudomonas hefeiensis, one genomic window encodes:
- the ompR gene encoding two-component system response regulator OmpR: MSSTAQTAEGEKILIVDDDPGLSSLLERFFVSKGYRARTVPNTEQMDRLLAREVFNLVVLDLMLPGEDGLTACRRLRGANNQIPIIMLTAKGDELSRIKGLELGADDYLAKPFNPDELMARVKAVLRRQSAPVPGAPGSEDESVTFGDYELSLATRELKRGDEIHMLTTGEFAVLKALVMNARQPLTRDKLMNLARGREWDALERSIDVQISRLRRMIEPDPSKPRYIQTVWGVGYVFVPDGAASK; encoded by the coding sequence ATGAGCAGCACAGCACAAACTGCTGAAGGCGAAAAAATTCTTATTGTTGACGACGATCCGGGGCTGAGCAGCCTGCTGGAGCGCTTTTTCGTCAGCAAGGGCTACCGCGCCCGCACCGTACCGAACACCGAACAAATGGATCGGTTGCTGGCCCGTGAAGTCTTCAACCTGGTGGTCCTCGACCTGATGTTGCCTGGTGAAGACGGTTTGACGGCCTGCCGTCGCCTGCGTGGTGCCAACAACCAGATCCCGATCATCATGCTCACTGCCAAGGGCGATGAGCTGAGCCGTATCAAGGGTCTGGAACTGGGCGCCGACGATTACCTGGCCAAGCCGTTCAACCCGGACGAGCTGATGGCCCGGGTCAAGGCGGTGTTGCGTCGTCAGTCGGCCCCGGTGCCTGGCGCCCCGGGCAGCGAAGATGAAAGCGTGACCTTCGGCGACTATGAACTGTCCCTGGCCACCCGCGAACTCAAGCGTGGCGACGAGATACACATGCTCACCACCGGTGAGTTCGCCGTGCTCAAGGCCCTGGTGATGAACGCCCGTCAGCCGCTGACCCGCGACAAGCTGATGAATCTGGCCCGTGGTCGTGAATGGGATGCACTGGAGCGCTCCATCGACGTGCAGATTTCCCGCCTGCGCCGGATGATCGAGCCCGATCCTTCCAAGCCGCGTTATATCCAGACCGTCTGGGGCGTGGGGTATGTCTTCGTGCCGGATGGCGCCGCCAGCAAGTGA
- a CDS encoding ATP-binding protein, whose translation MKTPVWFPQSFFSRTLWLVLIVVLFSKALTLVYLLMNEDVLVDRQYSHGVALTLRAYWAADEANREKIAEAATLIRVVGAGVPEGEQHWPYSEIYQRQMQDELGADTEVRLRMHSPPALWVRAPSLGDGWLKVPLYPHPLRGQKIWNVLGWFLAIGLLSTASAWIFVSQLNQPLKRLVYAARQLGQGRSVRLPISDTPSEMTEVYRAFNQMAEDVEQAGRERELMLAGVSHDLRTPLTRLRLSLELMGEHTDLTDEMVRDIEDMDAILDQFLAFIRDGRDESVEEVDLSELVREVAAPYNQNSEKVHLRLEPIQPFPLRRVSMKRLLNNLIGNALNHAGTGVEVAAYVSGDTSAPYVVLSVMDRGAGIDPSELEAIFNPFTRGDRARGGKGTGLGLAIVKRIASMHGGNVELRNRVGGGLEARVRLPLGLLLPRDAV comes from the coding sequence ATGAAAACCCCCGTTTGGTTCCCCCAGAGTTTCTTTTCCCGCACCCTCTGGCTGGTGCTGATTGTCGTGCTCTTTTCCAAGGCGCTGACGCTCGTCTACCTGCTGATGAACGAAGATGTGCTGGTGGACCGGCAGTACAGCCACGGTGTTGCCTTGACCCTTCGAGCCTATTGGGCCGCCGATGAAGCCAACCGGGAGAAGATTGCCGAAGCGGCGACCCTGATCCGGGTGGTTGGCGCCGGTGTGCCGGAAGGCGAGCAACACTGGCCTTACAGCGAGATCTATCAACGGCAGATGCAGGATGAACTCGGCGCCGATACCGAAGTGCGATTGCGCATGCACTCGCCTCCGGCGCTGTGGGTACGTGCGCCGAGCCTGGGGGATGGCTGGTTGAAAGTACCGTTGTACCCCCACCCGTTGCGCGGCCAGAAAATCTGGAACGTGCTTGGCTGGTTCCTGGCCATCGGCCTGTTGTCGACGGCCTCGGCGTGGATTTTCGTCAGCCAGCTCAATCAGCCGCTCAAACGCCTGGTCTACGCCGCCCGGCAACTGGGCCAGGGCCGTAGCGTGCGGTTGCCCATCAGCGACACTCCCAGTGAAATGACCGAGGTGTACCGTGCTTTCAACCAGATGGCCGAGGACGTCGAGCAGGCCGGGCGCGAGCGTGAACTGATGCTGGCGGGCGTCTCCCACGACCTGCGCACACCGTTGACCCGTTTACGGCTGTCGCTGGAGTTGATGGGCGAGCACACCGACCTGACCGATGAAATGGTCCGCGATATCGAAGACATGGACGCGATTCTCGATCAGTTCCTGGCGTTCATTCGCGACGGGCGGGACGAGTCCGTGGAAGAGGTCGACCTCAGCGAACTGGTACGGGAAGTGGCCGCGCCCTATAACCAGAACTCTGAAAAAGTGCACCTGCGCCTGGAACCGATCCAGCCGTTCCCGCTGCGCCGGGTGTCGATGAAGCGATTGCTGAATAACCTGATCGGCAATGCCCTGAATCACGCCGGCACGGGCGTCGAGGTGGCGGCCTATGTCTCCGGTGATACCAGCGCGCCCTATGTGGTGCTCAGCGTCATGGACCGGGGTGCCGGGATCGATCCGTCGGAACTGGAAGCCATTTTCAACCCCTTCACTCGGGGCGATCGCGCTCGGGGCGGAAAAGGCACGGGATTGGGCCTGGCCATTGTCAAGCGCATCGCTTCGATGCACGGCGGCAATGTCGAACTGCGCAACCGCGTCGGCGGTGGGCTTGAAGCGCGGGTGCGCTTGCCGTTGGGGTTGCTGCTACCACGGGATGCGGTGTGA
- the rimK gene encoding 30S ribosomal protein S6--L-glutamate ligase, with the protein MKIAVLSRNPRLYSTRRLVEAGTERGHEMVVIDTLRAYMNIASHKPQIHYRGKPLEGFDAVIPRIGASVTFYGCAVLRQFEMMGVFPLNESVAIARSRDKLRSLQLLSRRGVGLPVTGFAHSPDDIPDLIAMVNGAPLVIKVLEGTQGIGVVLCETATAAESVIEAFMGLKQNIMVQEYIKEAGGADIRCFVVGDKVIASMKRQAKPGEFRSNLHRGGSASLIKITPEERMTALRAAKVMGLAVAGVDILRSNHGPLVMEVNSSPGLEGIETTTSKNVAGIIIEHLEKNGGPNMTRTKGKG; encoded by the coding sequence ATGAAGATCGCTGTGCTGTCGCGTAACCCGCGTCTGTATTCCACTCGTCGCCTGGTTGAAGCCGGGACCGAACGCGGCCATGAAATGGTGGTGATCGATACCCTGCGCGCCTACATGAACATTGCCAGCCACAAGCCGCAGATCCACTACCGTGGCAAGCCGCTGGAAGGGTTCGATGCGGTGATCCCGCGCATTGGTGCGTCGGTAACGTTCTATGGTTGCGCGGTGCTGCGCCAGTTCGAAATGATGGGCGTGTTTCCTCTCAACGAGTCCGTGGCCATTGCCCGCTCCCGGGACAAGCTACGCTCGCTGCAATTGTTGTCCCGCCGTGGGGTCGGCTTGCCGGTGACCGGTTTCGCCCACTCTCCCGACGACATTCCTGACCTGATTGCCATGGTCAACGGCGCGCCACTGGTCATCAAGGTGCTGGAAGGCACCCAGGGTATCGGCGTGGTTTTGTGTGAAACCGCGACAGCGGCAGAGTCGGTGATCGAGGCGTTCATGGGCCTGAAGCAGAACATCATGGTTCAGGAATACATCAAGGAAGCCGGCGGCGCGGACATTCGCTGTTTCGTGGTCGGCGACAAGGTGATCGCCTCGATGAAGCGTCAGGCCAAACCCGGGGAGTTTCGCTCCAACCTGCATCGCGGCGGCAGTGCCAGCCTGATCAAGATCACCCCGGAAGAACGCATGACCGCCCTGCGCGCCGCCAAAGTCATGGGCCTGGCCGTGGCGGGCGTAGACATCCTGCGCTCCAATCACGGGCCACTGGTGATGGAGGTCAACTCCTCACCGGGCCTGGAAGGGATCGAAACCACCACGAGCAAGAACGTGGCGGGGATCATCATCGAGCATCTGGAAAAGAATGGCGGGCCGAACATGACCCGGACCAAAGGCAAGGGTTAA